A window of Micromonospora eburnea genomic DNA:
ACTCGCAGCGCAACCGCTCCGCCTGCACCCGCATCCCGGTCACCGGCAGCAACGCGAAGGCCAAGCGGGTCGAGTTCCGGGTGCCGGACCCGTCGGCGAACGTCTACCTGGCCTTCTCGGCCATGCTGATGGCCGGCCTGGACGGCATCAAGAACAAGACCGAGCCGCCGGCGCCGATCGACAAGGACCTGTACGACCTGCCGCCGGAGGAGTGGGGCGACGTCAAGCAGGTCCCGGGCTCGCTGCCGGAGGTGCTCGACGCGCTCGAGGCCGACCACGACTACCTGCTCGACGGTGGAGTGTTCACGCCGGACCTGATCTCCACCTGGGTGGAGTGGAAGCGGGCCAACGAGGTCGACCCGGTGCGCCTGCGCCCGACCCCGCACGAGTTCGCCATGTACTTCGACTGCTGAGTCTCGACCGACGGCCGGGCCGGCTCCGCGACAGCGGGGCCGGCCCGGCCGCACGTAACGGGCCCCGTAATACCTTCGCGTCCGATACATTGAACGGGTGGACACTCCCCTACGCGAACCCACCTATCTGATCCTCACCGCGCTCGCCGCCGAGCCGCTGCACGGGTACGGCATCATCGGCGAGGTCACCACCCTCTCCCAGGGGCGCGTGGCCCTGCGTCCCGGCACGCTCTACGGCGCCCTGGACCGGCTGGTTGACGCCGGTCTGGTGGAGGTCGACCGGGAAGAGGTGGTGGACGGCCGGCTCCGCCGCTACTACCGCCTCTCCCCCGCCGGCGACGCCACGCTCAGCGCCGAGACCGAGCGGATGCGGCGCAACGTCGAGGCCGCCACCGACCGGCTGCGCCGTCGCGCCGCGAGCCGGGCGACGGCGCACCTGGCGGGCGGGCTGGCATGAGCGACCTCGAACGCCGCTACCTGCGTCTGCTGCTCGCGTACCCCGCCGAATACCGTCGGCTGCGCGGGGCCGAGATCGTCGGGACGTACCTCGACCTGGCCGGACCGGACCGGCGCTGGCCCTCACCGGCGGACGCCGCCGACCTCGTTCGCGGCGGCCTGCGCCAGCGGCTGCGGGCCGCCGGGGCCGCCGACCTGGTTCCCGGGGTACGCCTCGCCGCCGTCCTCGCCTTCCTCACGGCAACCGCCCTGGCCGCGGCCTGGTCCGTGCTGGAGTTGCGCCCGCCGGCACCCGAGTCGGGGCTACCGCCGCTCGGCCCGTTCAACACCATCGGGATGGTGGCCTGGGCCGCCTGGCTGGCCGCCGGGGCGGCGCACGCCCTCGCCCCACGGCGCTACGCGCGCCCGATTCTCTGGGCCGCCGTGCTGGCCACCGCCCTGGTGGTGCCGGTCTCCGCGCTGGCCGGCCTGGCCCGGCCGCCGCTGCTGGTGCTGGCGCCTCAGCTCGCGCTGGGCGTGGTCGCGCTCGGGATGCCGGCACGACTGCCGCTCGCGGCGCGCGCTGCCCTGCTCCCGGGAAGCGCCCTGGCCGCGGGCCTGGCGGCAAGCCGGATCCGGGACGGCTACTTCTTCGAGAGCTACCGTGGCATCGAGGTCGGGCCACTCGCCGGCACGGTGCTGCTGGTGGTCGCCCTGGTGCTCGCGCTCGACCGGGCGCGCGGGCGCGACTTTCGCGGCGGTTGGGCGCTCCTCGTCCTGGCCACCCCCATCGGACTGCTGTTCGTTCGGGAGCTGGCGGAGCGGGCCGTCGGACGGAACCCGGACTGGGCCGGGGTGAGCGGCACGGCCGTGGCCGTGGCCGTCGCCGGGCCCGCGCTCCTGATGTGTGCCCTGGCCGTCCGGGCCCGAACGGCGCCAGCACAGCCCCGATCGGCCTGCCCCACCTGCGGGTCGTCCCGGGGACCGACCCGATCGTGGGGACGCTGACGGCCCGGTCGTTCCGCGCCCTTGATCCACCCGACCTGCCGCAATCGGCGGTGCCGAGCGCCGCGGTGACCACAACCTGCCGCAACCCGAGTCGATCAAGGCAGGCCGAGGGCAGGTCGGGCGGATCGGTCAGCGGGCGCGGCGGGCCAGGCCGGCGCGGACCGCCCGAACCACCACCGCCACCACCAGCGCGGTCATCAGGACCGCGCCCGGCGCCTTGGTGAACCGGGCCAGGTTCGCGCCGTCGGGCAGGGTCAGGCAGGACGCCACCGCGCTGGGCGCCACGAACCACACGGTCCGGGCCACCGACAGCGTCGCCACCGCCAGCACCGCCAACGGCCAGGTCGCGTACCAGGGATGGAAGACCGGAGCGAGCAGCACCGTGGCGGCCAGCGCCAGGCCCGCCCCGGTCAGGGCCACCCGGGGCCGGGCCACGGCCAGCCGGAGCACCCGCTGCCGGACGTCGTTCAGCCGGCGCAACGCCGTCCAGGACCGCCACCAGAGCACCACCAGCAGCACCGCGAGCACCGCCAGCGCGACCACCCGGACGACCCCCACCGCCCCCGGTTCCCGGCCGAACAGCCCGCCCGCGTAATCGATCACGAACCCCACCGCGGTCGGCGGTGAGGTCCACTGCTGCGACTCGCCACTGCGGGCCACGCCGCCCACCCAGCCCAGCCCCAGCCCGGTGGCCAGCGAGGCGACCACCAGCGCGGCCACCACTCCGCCGGCCAGCCAGCCGCCGTCGCGGAGCAGCGCCCGCACCGTGTAGCGGCCCGCCACGGCCGCGAGCGCGGCGAACGGGAGCACCACCACCACGATGGCCTTCACCGCCACCGCCAGCCCCAGCAACACCCCGGCCACCAGCAGCGCCCCCGGCCGGCCGGGCCGGCGTACCAGCACCAGCAGGCCGAACAGCAGCAGCCCGAGCCCGACCGCGTCGTTGTGCGCGCCGGCCACCAGATGCACCCCGACGAGCGGGCAGGCCAGCGCCAGCCAGGCCGCCCGCCGGATCGGCACACCGACCGCCCGGGCCAACCCGGGCAGGCAGAGCGCGGCCAGCAGCACCCCGGCCACCGCGATCACCCGCAGCAGCACGATCGTCCCGGCCAGGCCACCGCCGAGCAGCACCGCCAGGCCCGCCAGCAGGACGAAGAACGGCCCGTACGGCGCCGGGGTGTCCCGCCAGATCGGCGACACCGTGTCGGTCCAGGGACAGCCGGCGGCGGCCACCCCGACCCGGTACGGATCGACGCCGTGCGCCCAGGACCAGCCCTGGCAGGCGTACGAGTAGACGTCCCGGCTGCCCATCGGCGGCGCGACCAGCAGCGGCAGCAGCCAGAGCCCGGCGGTCAGGTACGCCCAGCGGGCCGACGGAGCGCCCCAGCGCAACGACCACCAGGCCCACACCATCAGGACGGTGCCGGCCAGCCAGCAGCCGAGAACCGCCGGCCCGTGCGGGGCCCGCCAGATGTCGAGGAGTTCACTGCTGGCGGGGGCGCCGGGCAACGCCCCGCCCAGCCAGGCGGCGACGGTCAGCAGCACCGCCCCGGCGAGGCCGGCGTAGCGGGCGAGGGCGGCGGCGACGGGCCGGACGGGCCCGCCGCGCTCACTCACCCGCGTGTTCTCCTCAGTCGGCTGTCGCGTCGGCGGGAACCGGCTGCCGGGCCGCCCGAGCCGACCGTACCAACCAAACCGTGACCACGATCACCAACAGCGTCATCAGGGGCGCACCGGGCATCTTGCTCCACCGGGCCAGGCCGACGCCGTCCGGCAGGATCAGGAACGACGCGACGGCGGCGACCACGATGTACCACTTCTCCCGAAGCGCCGCGGTCGCGGCGAGGACGGCCAGCGGCCAGACCCAGTACCAGGGGTGCACCACCGGGGAGAGCGCCACGGTCAGGGCCAGCGCCAGCCCCGCGTGGTAGAGCGGGTCCCGGTCCCGGGCCCGCCACCAGAGCCAGACCAGCAGCACGGCGAGCAGCACCACCGCGATCCCCCGGGTCACCGGGAGCGCGTCGATGTGCGCGCCGAAGAGCACCGCGACGTACCCGACGGTCTGGCCCACGGCGGTCGGCGGGGAGGTCCAGGCGACCGCGGCCCCGCCCTGCGACAGGCCACCGACCCAGCCGAAGTCGAGGCCGCTACCGAAGGTCACCGCGACCACGACGGCGATCGCGCCGCCGACCACCCACCCGCCGTCGCGCACCAGCGTCCGAATCCGGTACGGCCCGACGATCGCCGCCAGCGCCGCGAACGGCACCACGACGAGGGCGGTCACCTTGATCGCCACGGCCACGCCGAGCAGCGCTCCACCGGCCAGCAGCGGACCGGGCCGGCCCGGCCGGGAGGCCACCACGGCCAGCCCGGCGAGCAGCGCCCCGACCATCAGGGCGTCGTTGTGCGGACCGCCGATCAGGTGCATGGCGACCAGCGGGCAGGCCACGGCCAGCCACACCGCCCGCTCGGCCGGTACGCCGCACCGCCGGGCGAGCACCGGCACGGCGTACGCGATGAGCGCCACGCCGGCCAGGCTGATCAGGCGGAACGCCACGATGCTGGCGGTCAGCGAGCCGGTCGCCTTGACCACCGCGCCGGCGAGCAGCACGAAGAGCGGACCGTACGGCGCCGGGGTGTCCCGCCAGATGTACGAGACGCTGTCCAGCCACGGGCAGGGCAGCGCCGACACCCCCTGCTCGTACGGGCTGATCCCGGCGGCGTAGCTGGCGCCCTGACAGGTGTACGCGTACACGTCCCGGCTGCCGAACGGCGGCGCGACCAGCATCGGCAGCAGCCACAGCCCGGCGGTCACCAGCGCCCAGCGGACCGACGGCACCCGGTCCCGCAGCGACCACCAGGCCCACACCAGCAGTGCGGTGCCGGCCAGCCAGCTACCGAGGATCAACGGCCCGTGCGGGCCCTGCCAGATGCTGACCGGGTTGGAGCGCAGCTTGCCGTGCGGGAGCGCGCCGCCGAGGAAGGTGGCCACGGCGAGCAGCACCGAGCCCGCCAGGCCGATCCAGCGCGAGAGGTGGTGAGACACCCCGCCATGCTGCCAGCCGGGGCGGGCGGGACCGACGGTGGGCACCGGAGCGGGTGATGTGTTCAGCACCGGTTCGCCGGCGTGAGGCTGCTGGAGATGGCGTACTCGCCCGGGGTCCCCACCCGCACCTCGGTCCAGCCGTCCGGCCCCGGCCGCAGGCACCCGTCCGCCCCGTCGAGGGACAGCCAGCGCGACCACCGGACCCGGACCGGCACGTTCCCGGCCCGATCCGTGGTGAACCGCACCCGCGCCTGGTCGGCGGCCACCAGCCGGCCCGGCGCACCGACCAGCGGCGTCGGGTCGGTCACGGCGTACAACCGCCAGTCGGCGTTCCGCCACACCTCGCGCAGGTAGGGCTGGCCGGCGAGGACCAGATCGGCCTCGGCCCGCCCCCACCGGTCCGGCGGGGCGTCGGGCGCGACCGCGACGTACTGGACCGCCTCCCGGCGGAGCCAGTCCGCGTAGGAGTCGGCGGTCGGCCCGTCGCCGTAGAAGAGTGCGTTGCGGTCGCTGTCCACCTGCCGTTCCCAGCCCCGCGCCAGTGGCACGGTCGGCGGCAGGTACGCCGACTCCCAGTGCTCCCGCAGCGGCACCACCTCGACCCGGCCCACCGGCTGCCGGCGGGCCAGTTCGTCGGCGAGCGGGCGGTGGAAGGCGGCGGCGCTCTCCGCCGAGCCCGCGCGGGTCACGTCGCTGACCATCACCGGGTTCTGCCACCAGACGGTGGCGGCGAGCAGCCCGGCCAGCCACGGGCCGGGCAGCCGGGCGTACCCGGCGAGCACCGGCAGCGCGAACAGCATCGGCAGCCGCAGCGCGTTGGAACCGATCGGGCTGGGCAGGTAGAAGGCGGCGACCAGCAACAGCACGGTGAGCGCCGAGCCGATCCGCAGCACCCGGCACCGCCGGGGTACGACGGCGAAAACCAGCACGGCCAGCGCCACGTTGATCTTCATCGACTCGGGCGAGTACGGCTGGGTGCCGCCGTTGCCGAACAGCAGGGCCATCGGGGCGAGCGCGAGCGCCGGCGCGACGCAGAGCACCAGGCTCTCGGCCAGCGGGCGGTCCGCCCGCCAGCCCCCCGGCAGTGCCCGTCCCGGGCCGTCGCCCCGGCGCAACGCGGCCAGCAGCAGCGCCGCACCGGCCAGGCCGGTGAAGAGCCCGGCCACCGGGCTGGCCCAGGTGGCGGCCGCACCGAGCACGGCGGCCAGGGTCAGCCGCACCGGCCGGCCCGGCCGGCCGGCGCCCACCGCGCAGAGGGCGAGCAGCCCGAACGCGAGGCCGACGGCGAAGGTGATCCGGCCGCTGGCCAGGTTGCCGACCAGCACCACCGCGCCGAGCACCCCGGCGAGCACCGGCCGGCGGGCCCGGTGCCGGACGAACAGAGCGCCCAGGGCCGCCGCGCCCAGCACTGCGGCGAGGACGCCCAGCGGCCGCACCCCGAGCCACGCGCCCAGCCGGGCGGTGAACAGGCTGTAGCCGTACTGGTTCACCCCGCCGTACCAGCCGAGGTCGATCGGCGCACCGCCGTGGCGGTCGACGAACCCGGCCCGGGCGACCTGAGCGGCCAGGTCGGTGCCCATCGGCGGGGCCAGCAGGAACACCACGCCGAGCACCAGCGCCACCCCGGCCGCCACCAGGCTCGCCGGCACCGTGTCCGCCGGCCGCCGGGTTAACAGGGGGCCCCTGCTATGCAGGAGGCGATAAGAGGGGGCCCTTCCTTTCACGTCAGTCATTGAGGACTCGTTCCATGGCGGTGCGGGAGCGGCGGGCGGTGCGGAGGTATTCGTCGAGGAACTCGCCGGGGTCGTCGCGGCCGAGCAGGCGCACCACCCCGGCCAACTCCACCCCGTGCCGGGGCAGTTGGTCCCCGGCCCGACCCCGGACCAGCATCAGCGCGTTGCGGACCTGCGCCGCGAGGGTCCAGCCGGCCGCCATCTCCACCGCGTCGTCCGGGTCGACCAGCCCGGCGTCGCGGGCGGCGGCCAGGGCGTCGAGGGTACGCGTGCCGCGCAGCTCGGGTCGCCGGCCGGCGTGCCGGAGCTGGAGCAACTGCACCGCCCACTCGACGTCGGCCAGGCCGCCCCGGCCCAGCTTGGTGTGGGTGGCCGGGTCGGCGCCCCGGGGCAGCCGCTCGGTCTCCACCCGGGCCTTGATCCGGCGGATCTCCACCACCTGCTCGCGGGTCAGCCCGTCGGGCGGGTAGCGCACCGGGTCGATCATCGCCTCGAACTCGGCGCCCAGGTCGGCGTCCCCGCACACGAACCGGGCGCGCAGCAGCGCCTGCGCCTCCCACACCTTCGACCAGCGGGCGTAGTAGTGGGCGTACGCGGCGAGGCTGCGTACCAGCGGGCCCTGCCGGCCCTCCGGGCGCAGGTCGGCGTCGACCCCGAGCGGCGGGTCGGGGGCGGGCGCGGAGAGCAGCCGGCGCAGTTCCTCGGCGATCGCCTGGGCCGCGGCACTGGCCGCCGACTCGTCCCCGCCCGGCGGCGGGTCGTAGACGAAGAGCACGTCGGCGTCGGAGAGGTAGTTGGACTCGTACCCGCCGAGCCGGCCCATGCCGATCACCGCGAAGCGCAGCCCCGGCGGCGCCGGCTGGGCGGCCCGGGCGGCCCGCAGCGCGGCGGCCAGGGTGGCGTCGGCCACGTCGGAGAGGGCGGTGCCGACGGTGGTGACGTCGGCCAGCGTGGGTACCGGCTCGGCGGGGCGGGGGGTGAGCGGGGCGAGCGAGCCGGCCCGACTCAGCACGTCGGCGCAGGCGAGGCGGACCAGTTCCCGGCGGCGCAGGGCGCGCACCGCCCGGATCGCCTCGACCGGGTCGTCGTGCCGGGCCGCCGCCGCGGCGAAGCCCTCGCAGAGCACCTCGCGGCCCCGCGGGGTCAGCTCGGCGTCCTCGGCCAGCAGCCGCAGCGCCTCCGGTTCGCGGGCCAGCAGGTCGGCGGCGTACCGGGAGGAGGAGAGCACCCGGGCCAGCCGGCGGGCGACCGGTCCGGAGTCCCGGAGCAGCCGCAGATACCAGGGGGTGCTGCCGAGCTTGTCGGAGACCTGCCGGTAGTTGAGCAGCCCCCGGTCCGGTTCCGGCGCGTCGGCGAACTCGCTGAGCAGCACCGGCAGCAGGGTGCGCTGGATCGCGGCGGTCCGGCTCACCCCGCCGGTGAGGGCTTGGAGGTGACGCAGCGCCCCGGCCGGGTCGGCGAAACCGAGGATCTCCAGCCGGTGCCGGGCCGCCTCCGGGGTGAGCCGCAGTCCCTCGGCGGGCACCCGGGCCACCGCCTCCAGCAGCGGCCGGTAGAGCAGTTTCGCGTGCAGCCGGCGTACCTCGGTGGCGTGGGTGACCCACTCGGCGCGAAACTCCTCGACGGCGCTGCGGCCCGGGGTGGCCGCGTAGCCGAGCGCGGCGGCCAGCCAGCGCAACGCGGCCGGCTCGGTCGGCACGGTGTGGGTCCGGCGCAGGCCCTGGAGCTGGAGCCGGTGTTCGACGCCGCGCAGGAAGCGGTAGCCGAGCAGCAGCGCCTCCCCGTCGGCCCGGCCGACGTAGCCGCCGGCGACCAGTGCGCGCAGCGCGGGGATCGTCCCCGGCGCCCGCAGCGAATCGTCGCCCCGGCCGTGCACGAGCTGGAGGAGCTGGACGGCGAACTCGATGTCGCGCAGCCCGCCCGGACCGCGCTTGATCTCGCGGTCCAGCTCCTTGGGCGGGATGTTGTCAATGATCTTCCGGCGCATCGCGCGGACGTCCTCGACCGCCTCCGGCCGTTCCGCGGCGGTCCACACCAGCGGCGCGAGCGCCTCGATCCACTCCCGGGCCAGGCCCAGGTCGCCGGCCGCCGGCCGGGCCTTGAGCAACGCCTGGAACTCCCACGTCCGGGCCCAGCGGCGGTAGTAGGCGAGGTGGCTGGCGAGGGTACGCACCAGCGGTCCGCGGTTGCCCTCCGGCCGCAACGCGGCGTCGACCGGCCAGGCGACCAGCCCGCAGACGTGGATCAGCCGGGTGGCGACCTGGGTCGCGGCGGCCAGGTCGTCGTCGGAGGCGGCGACGAAGATCACGTCGACGTCGGAGACGTAGTTCAGCTCCTCGCCGCCGCACTTGCCCATCGCCACCACGGCCAGCCGCGGCCGGGGCGTGCCCTCCGGCAGCTCGTCGACGGCGAGCCCGTACGCGGCGGCGAGGGTGGCGTCGGCGAGCCCGGAGAGCGCCGCCATGGTCTGTTCCAGCCCGCGCCCGCCGGTCAGGTCCGCCGCCGCGATGCGCAACAGCGCCAGCCGGTACGCCTGCCGCAGCACCGGCACCGGGCCGGTGACGCCGGTCAGCCGGGCGGCGGCGGCCAGGTCCAGGCGGCCGTCGGCGGCCGGCCCGCGCCCGTCCGGACCGGTGCCCAGCACCACCCACTGGCCGGGGTTGGCCACCAGGTGGTCGCCGAGCGCCGCGGACGCGCCGAGCACCGCGACCAGGCGCCGCCGCAGCCCCGGATCGGCGGCCAGGGCGTCCAGCACCGCCGGCTCGTCCGCGGTACGGCGTTCCGCCTCGACGAGGCGGTGCAGCTGGCGCAGCGCCAGGTCCGGGTCGGCGGCCCGGGAGAGGGCGGCCAGCAGCTCACCGGCCGGCTCGTCGGTGGGCTCCTGCACGTCCGGCCGCCACAGCCCGAGCCCGTCCGGGCCGAGCAGGTCGGCTGCCCGGGCCCGGCCGTCGCCCTCGGCGAAGCCGTACCGGGCGAGGCGTCCCCGGCTCGGGCGGGTCATCGTCACTGCCCCAGCAGGGGCAGGCTGCGGCGGAGGGTGTCGTCGTCGTCCAGTTCGCCGAGGGCGAGGGCGGCGAACCGGATCGCGAACGGCTGCCACACCTCCTCGACGTCGGCCATCACCTGGTCGCAGGCGGCCACCACCAGCTCCGGGTCGTAGTCCAGCTCGGCGAGGAGCGCCGAGTCACGGGCCCAGTCGGCGATCATCGCGGTGTCGCACTCGATGTGGAACTGCAACCCCCAGGCCCGGTCGCCGAGGCGGAACGCCTGGTGCGGGTAGCGGGTGGAGGCGGCGAGCAGGGTGGCCCCGTGCGGCAGCTCGGTGATCTCGTCGGTGTGCCACTGGAACACGTCCGGCATCAGCGGCACGTACCGGAAGAGCGGGTCGGTCTCGGCGGCGTCCCGCTTGCCGACCACGGCCGGCCCGACCTCCGGCCCGGACGGGCTCCGCTCGACCTGCCCGGCGTGCGCGCTGGCCAGCAGTTGCGCCCCGAGGCAGACGCCGAGGGTAGGGATCCGCTGCCGGACCGCCTTGCGCAGCAGCCCCTCCAGGGCGGGGAACCAGGGCGCGCCGGGGCTGCCGTCGGCCAGCGGGTACGCCTGCTGCTCGCCGCCGAGCACCACCAGCGCGGCGTACCCGTCGAGGTCGGCGGGGAGCTGGTCGCCGGCGTACGGGCGCAGCACCCGCAGGTCGACGCCCCCCTCGGTGAGCCATTCCCCCAGTCGGCGGAGGTCGTCGGTCGGGTCGTTCTCGATCACCAGCGCGGTCGCCACGACGTCGAGGCTATCCGGTGGGCGGCGGACGGCCCGGAACGGCTCGGCGGGCGGCTCACTAGGCTGCCGCTGTGGCCATCGACGACTGCCTGCGCCCACCGGTCCTGCGTCCCGGCGACACCGTGATGCTGGTGTCGCCCTCCGGTCCGACCCGGCCCGAGCGGGTGGCCCGCGGCATCGAACTGCTGACCGGCTGGGGGCTGCGCCCGGTGCTGGCCCCGAACGCGTACGCCCGTCAGGGCTACCTGGCCGGCGGCGACGAGCTGCGGGCCGCCGACCTGAACACCGCTTTCGCCGACCCGGAGGTACGCGGGGTGATCTGCACCCGGGGCGGCTACGGCGCGCAGCGGGTGGTGGACCGGGTCGACATGGACGTCGTCCGCCGGGACCCGAAGGTGGTGGCCGGCTTCTCCGACATCACGGCGTTGCAGTTCGCGCTCTGGCGGGGCGCCCGGCTGGCCAGCGTGCACGGCCCGGGGGCGGCGTGGCTGGACGACCGCACCCCGCCCCGCTCGGCGGAGTCGCTGCACGCCGCGCTGATGACCACCGAACCGGTCACGGTCGCCGCCGTCGAGGCGGAGGAGACCTTCCCGGTACGGGTGCCCGGCCGGGCGGCGGGCCGGCTGCTCGGCGGCAACCTCTGCCTGATCGCGGCCTCGATCGGCACCCCGGACCTGCCGGACCTGACCGGGGCGGTGCTACTCGTCGAGGAGGTGCAGGAACCCCCGTACAAGATCGACCGGATGCTCACCCAGCTGCGCCGCTGCGGCGCGCTGGCCGGGGTCGCCGGGGTGGCGGTGGGCCAGTTCACCGAGTGCGCGGACGGCTGGGACACCACCGTCGCCGACGTGCTGACCGAGCGCCTGGGCGACCTCGGCGTCCCGGTGCTCGGCGGCCTGCCGATCGGTCACGGGGTCGGCCAGCTCACCGTCCCGGTCGGCACCCCCGCCGTCCTGGACGCGGACGCCGGCACCCTGACCGTCTCCCCCGCCGTCCACTGACCCCCACCCCCGACCCGTCGATCATGAAGTTGGCGGCGGGTTGAAGGCCGGCCCACACCCGGCCGCCAACCTCATGATCACCCGGTTCAGAGCGGGGTGAGGTGGGCTACGGCGCCGGTTTCCAGGGCGACCCAGACGGTGGCGTCGGGGGTGACGGTGAGACCGTGCGGTTCGGACCGCGGGGTGGGCAGTTCGTGGGCGGTGATCCGGCCGGCGGGGTCGATGTGGCCGATCCGGTTCGCGCCCCATTCGGTGAACCAACAGCCCCCGGCCGGGTCGGCGACGATCGCGTGCGGCCGGGCGGCCCGATCCGGCAGCGGGAACTCCTCGATCCGGCCGTCGGGCGCGATCCGGCCCAGCTGCCCGGCGGCGATCTCGACGAACCAGAGCGCGCCGTCGCCGCCGAGGGTGATGCCCACCGGTCCGGCCGCCTCGGTGGGCAGGGCATGCAGGGTCACCTCGCCGTCGAGGCCCATCCGGCCGATCACGTTCGCCCGGTTGAGGGTGAACCAGAGGGCGTCGTCCGGACCGGCGGCCAGCATCGACGGGAACCCGCCAGCGACCGGCAGCGGAAACCTGGTCAGCCCCCCGTCCACGGTGACCCGGCCGATCGAGTCGTCGCCCATCCCGGCGTACCAGAGGGCATCGTCCGGGCCGACGGCGAGGCCGCAGGGGCCGGTCCCCGGCGGCAGCGCGACGGAGCTGGTGTCCCCCTCGACGGTGATCCGGCCCAGCCGATGATCGCCGGAGCGCGTGTACCAGAGGGCACCGTCGGGGCCGGCGGTAATGATCAGCGGCCGGCTCTCCGCCGGGCCGGTGGGGTAGGTGCGGACCGCGCCGTCCCGCCCGAGCCGGGCCACGCCACCCGTCCCGGCCAACGTCACCCAGAGCGCGCCGTCCGGGCCAACGGCGATGGCGTACGGCCCGGAGCCCGGCCCGGTGAGGGGGAGCTCACGGATGACGGCTCTGGCCATGGGTTCACCCTTCGTCGCGGACAGCCCACCCTGCCGACCGGCCCTGCCTCACGCAACTGGTTTGTCCGTATATTGCAGGCGGATTTTCAGCGCGTTGACAGGTCCGCCACGGGTTGCCCCCAGGTCAGCCCGTCACTGTCGGTCACGTCAACGCACCACCACCGGAACTGGAGAACCGCATGATCCGCAAGCTGTCGAGGAAGAACGTGCTGGTCGGCCTGGCCGCCGCCGGGGTGCTCGGCGTGGGGATCGCTGCCCCCACGGTGGCACTCGCCGACGACAAGAGCCCCGCCCCGAGCGCCAGCGCGAGCGCTGACCAGGGCACCGACCGCCAGCAGAAGCGGGCCGACCGGCAGAACGAGTTCGCCGAGGCCCTCGCCAAGGAGTTGGGCGTGCCGACCGACAAGGTCACCGCCGCGCTGGAGAAGCTCACGGAGCAGCACAAGGGCGACCGGCCGGAGCGGCCGTCGGCCAAGGACCGGCAGGAGAAGCTGAAGGACCGGCAGGAGAACCGGCAGGCGCAACTGAAGGAGCGGCTGGACCAGGCCGTCAAGGACGGCAAGCTGACCCAG
This region includes:
- a CDS encoding virginiamycin B lyase family protein, with the protein product MARAVIRELPLTGPGSGPYAIAVGPDGALWVTLAGTGGVARLGRDGAVRTYPTGPAESRPLIITAGPDGALWYTRSGDHRLGRITVEGDTSSVALPPGTGPCGLAVGPDDALWYAGMGDDSIGRVTVDGGLTRFPLPVAGGFPSMLAAGPDDALWFTLNRANVIGRMGLDGEVTLHALPTEAAGPVGITLGGDGALWFVEIAAGQLGRIAPDGRIEEFPLPDRAARPHAIVADPAGGCWFTEWGANRIGHIDPAGRITAHELPTPRSEPHGLTVTPDATVWVALETGAVAHLTPL